Proteins from one Gossypium raimondii isolate GPD5lz chromosome 8, ASM2569854v1, whole genome shotgun sequence genomic window:
- the LOC105792607 gene encoding receptor-like protein EIX2 codes for MRGFTLFFMAFITIFAPTGITFCEGNPRVVCIESERQALLNFKQDIIDRSNRLSSWSKNGEDCCKWLGVYCDNITGHVYKLDLKPPSSPPVYASDAEFGVYWRSILRGKINPSLLSLNHLVHLDLSHNNFGGTLIPSFLGSMESLTFLDLSDAHFGGVIPHQLGNLSELQHLNLGGNSNKLFEAKNLQWLSGFSSLEFLDLSQVDLSKAIDWLQVTSKLPSLKELHLSACSLDNDPSSTMVNYSSLSVLDLSNNYLTPSVPVWIFSLHSLVSIDLSGNAFEGVIPSSFQSISSLKSLDLSTNSFNSSLPVWLFSLNHLEFLSLSSNLLQGKIPDSIGNLSSIKTLDLSANQLEGTLPISLENLSNLRKLDFSNNKLHQDISETLKILFICCSDKLESLNLANNNLSGHLTDQLGHFKSLSYLILSQNSISGLIPVSLGNLSSLQYIDVSDNQLDGNLPEHLENPMNLEYMNIAYNLLEGAVSEGFFSSLKRLRVFKASQNKLKFEANSNWIPSFQCQTIELSYWFLGPKFPTWIQFQKDLSTLDISSAGIADVVPSWFWNFTSKMVSLNISHNQLEGEIPFLSVHKLVDLRSNRFSGPLPRILPDVATLFFSNNSFSGSLSSFLCDYNLGEPKLFLLQLETNLLSGEIPDCWPPWQSIRVLNMGNNNLTGKIPDSLGYLGFMFLNLRNNKLTGELPLTLQNNSDLFMLDIGENQFNGNIPKWIGKTFPNLVILSLRSNSFNGHIPDELCELSSLQILDLGVNNLSGEIPTCFQNLTAMATKPDDTDAVIDYFVDGEFIRNELLVMKGRVREYSTILSLVTTMDLSNNNLIGNIPKELTNLAGLQSLNLSGNSLRGNIPVRIGDIKMLESLDVSRNHLSGSIPESLSNLNFLSHLNLSYNDLRGRIPSSTQLQSFDKFSYIGNQLFGPPINENCSKKAETPQNVVNGSHGNEESEGWLEKYMIYVSVAVGFLVGFWGVIGPLFLSESWALAYFAKVEAIVVKLSSLWT; via the coding sequence atgagaggtTTCACACTGTTTTTCATGGCTTTTATCACCATTTTTGCACCTACTGGGATTACCTTTTGTGAAGGCAATCCCAGGGTTGTTTGCATTGAGAGTGAGAGACAAGCTCTTTTAAACTTCAAACAAGACATCATTGATCGTTCAAACAGGCTATCTTCATGGTCTAAAAATGGTGAAGATTGTTGCAAATGGCTTGGAGTTTACTGCGACAACATAACAGGCCATGTTTACAAGTTGGATTTGAAGCCTCCTTCAAGCCCTCCTGTTTATGCATCAGATGCTGAATTTGGTGTTTATTGGAGATCAATCCTGAGAGGTAAAATAAACCCTTCATTGCTTTCACTGAACCATCTGGTTCATCTTGATCTTAGCCATAACAACTTTGGTGGCACCCTGATTCCTAGTTTCCTTGGTTCAATGGAGAGTTTAACATTTCTTGACCTGTCTGATGCTCATTTTGGCGGAGTCATTCCTCACCAGCTTGGGAATCTCTCAGAACTGCAGCATCTTAACCTTGGAGGTAACAGTAACAAGTTGTTTGAAGCTAAGAACCTTCAATGGCTTTCTGGTTTTTCTTCATTGGAGTTTCTTGATTTGAGTCAAGTGGACCTTAGTAAAGCCATTGACTGGCTTCAGGTAACCAGTAAACTTCCTTCTTTAAAAGAGTTACATTTGTCAGCTTGTTCTCTTGACAATGACCCTTCATCAACAATGGTTAATTATTCATCACTTTCAGTTCTTGATCTTTCAAACAACTATTTAACCCCTTCGGTACCTGTTTGGATTTTCAGTCTTCATAGCCTTGTTTCCATTGATCTTAGTGGAAATGCCTTTGAAGGTGTGATTCCCAGTAGTTTTCAGAGCATTTCATCTCTCAAATCTCTTGATCTTTCCACAAACTCTTTCAATTCATCATTGCCTGTTTGGTTGTTCAGTTTGAACCATCTTGAATTCCTCAGCCTTAGCAGTAACCTTCTTCAAGGCAAAATCCCAGATTCCATTGGAAACTTGAGTTCCATCAAAACACTTGATTTGTCAGCAAATCAGCTTGAAGGAACACTGCCAATTTCCTTAGAAAATCTTTCCAATTTGAGGAAGCTTGATTTTTCAAACAACAAGCTTCATCAGGATATATCAGAAACCTTAAAGATCTTGTTTATATGCTGTTCAGATAAATTGGAATCACTGAATCTGGCAAATAACAATCTTTCAGGCCATTTGACTGATCAACTTGGACACTTTAAAAGCCTTTCTTATCTCATTCTTTCTCAGAATTCCATTTCTGGGCTCATTCCAGTATCTCTAGGGAACCTTTCATCTCTACAATATATTGATGTTTCAGACAATCAATTAGATGGAAATCTTCCTGAACATCTTGAAAATCCCATGAATCTGGAATATATGAACATTGCTTATAATCTGTTGGAAGGGGCAGTGTCAGAAGGGTTCTTTTCTAGTCTCAAACGACTCAGAGTTTTCAAGGCATCTCAAAACAAGTTGAAGTTCGAAGCAAACTCAAACTGGATTCCTTCATTTCAGTGTCAAACTATTGAACTGAGTTACTGGTTCCTTGGTCCCAAATTCCCAACATGGATTCAGTTTCAGAAGGATTTGTCTACTTTAGACATATCCAGTGCAGGGATTGCAGATGTTGTCCCCTCTTGGTTTTGGAACTTCACTTCCAAAATGGTGTCCCTCAACATTTCCCATAATCAACTTGAAGGTGAAATCCCATTTTTGTCAGTTCATAAACTAGTGGATTTGAGATCAAACAGGTTCTCTGGTCCCTTGCCAAGGATTCTCCCTGATGTGGCAACATTGTTTTTCTCAAACAACTCATTTTCAGGCTCACTTTCAAGCTTTTTGTGTGATTACAATTTGGGTGAGCCAAAGCTGTTTCTTCTCCAGCTTGAAACAAATCTTCTCTCAGGTGAAATCCCTGATTGTTGGCCGCCATGGCAAAGCATTCGAGTCCTAAATATGGGAAACAACAATCTGACAGGAAAAATCCCAGATTCTTTAGGATATTTGGGTTTCATGTTTCTGAACCTTAGAAACAATAAGTTGACTGGTGAGCTTCCATTGACTTTGCAGAACAACAGTGACTTGTTCATGCTTGATATTGGTGAAAACCAGTTCAATGGAAACATCCCAAAATGGATTGGCAAAACTTTTCCAAATCTTGTGATTCTAAGTCTTCGTTCAAACTCTTTCAATGGCCATATCCCTGACGAACTTTGTGAGCTTAGTTCACTGCAAATCTTGGACCTTGGTGTGAACAATCTGTCAGGGGAAATACCAACATGTTTCCAGAATTTAACTGCAATGGCTACCAAGCCAGATGACACTGATGCAGTCATTGATTACTTCGTTGATGGGGAGTTCATAAGGAATGAATTACTGGTAATGAAAGGGAGAGTCCGTGAATATAGCACCATACTTTCACTGGTTACCACCATGGATCTTTCAAACAACAATCTCATTGGGAACATTCCCAAAGAACTAACCAATCTAGCAGGCTTACAATCATTGAATCTATCAGGGAATTCCTTGAGAGGAAACATACCAGTTCGTATTGGCGACATTAAGATGTTAGAATCTCTCGACGTTTCAAGGAACCATTTGTCTGGTTCAATCCCAGAAAGCTTGTCCAACTTGAATTTCTTGAGTCATTTGAACTTATCGTACAACGATTTGAGAGGAAGAATCCCATCAAGCACTCAACTTCAAAGCTTTGACAAGTTTTCTTACATCGGGAATCAACTTTTCGGGCCTCCAATCAATGAAAATTGCAGCAAGAAAGCTGAAACACCACAGAATGTTGTTAATGGAAGCCATGGAAATGAAGAAAGTGAAGGATGGTTGGAAAAGTATATGATTTATGTAAGTGTTGCAGTGGGATTTTTGGTGGGTTTTTGGGGCGTAATAGGGCCGTTGTTTCTTAGCGAATCATGGGCGTTGGCTTACTTTGCAAAGGTGGAAGCCATTGTAGTCAAGCTTTCTTCCTTGTGGACTTAG